The Candidatus Effluviviaceae Genus I sp. genomic sequence GAGCGGACGCCCGCGCCCTCAAGGCCGCTCTTCCTGAGTCCGCCCTTCGTCCTCTCGCACACGTCCTCGAGCGTCACGGTCTCGAGGATCCCCGCGATGGCGTTGCGCACGTCGAGCATCACGCTGTAGAGGCCGCACCGCCTCTCCCTGCCGCACGCCCGGTACGCCATGGCGCTCACGCAGCTCAGGGGCGCGAGCGGCCCGTCGATCTCCCGCAGCACCTCGGCCAGCGCGATCTCGCCCGGCGCGCGCATGAGGCCGTAGCCGCCGGATGGTCCCCGGACGCTCTGCACGAGTCCCGCCTGCCTGAGCTGGAGCAGGATCTGCTGCAGGAACCCCTTCGGGATGCCGCCCCGGCGCGCGATCTCCTCGACGGTGACGGGCCCGTTGCCGTACCGGAAGGCGAGATCGACCATGGCCCGTAGGGCGTACTCGCCCTTCCTCGAGACCTTCACGGCGCCTCCGCATTCACGAGTAACTCTATTGACTCAGTAGATTATAGCACGAACCGTTCCAGCCGACAAGCCGCCGTGCCTCCGGGGCACGAAGCGGGGGCGGCCGGCCGCGATGATCGCGACCGGCCGCCCTCCACTCACCACCCGGGCACGTGCGGCCCCCGAGGGTCCTCGCCTCGCTACGGAAGCTCGATCGTCCGCACCTCCCCGAACACCGAGAGCGGCGTGTCGAACTGCGACTCGTCGCCCACGAAGATCACCGCCATGCCGTCGGGATGCAGGTACTCGGCCGCGACGCGCCGGACGTCCTCGATCGTCAGGCCGGCGATGGTTTCGACGTCGCGCTTCGGCGTGTCGAGAGGCATCCCCTCCCACCGGAGCCGCGCGAGCCGCTGCACCACCTGCGCCTTGGACTCGTACTCGAACGCCTGCGCGTTGAGGTAGGCGTCCTTGGCCGTCGCCAGCTCCTCCGCCGTGGGCCCGTTCTCGGAGTACTCCCGGATGATGTCCATCATGAGCCGAGCGGCCCGGCCCGCGGCGTCGCTCTTGGTCTGCGAGGTCGCGAGGAAGGTCCCGTAGGTCCAGGGATCGTCCGAGTACCACGAGCTCGCGTGGTACGCTAGCCCCTCGTCGCTCCGCACGCGCTGCATGATGCGCGACGAGAAGCTCCCGCCGCCGAGGATCTGGTTCATGATGGCCACGGCAGGCCTGCTCGCGTCGCGCCGGTTGAGCCCGAGGTGCCCCATGCAGATCACGGCCTGGTTGATGTCCTTCCGCACGTAGTGCACCGACGGGACGAACGCCGGCTCGATCTCGGGCTCGGGCTCGATCGTGACGGTCGCAGGCTCCCAGCCTGCGAGCGCCCTCTCGAGCGCCGAGACGATCTCGCCCCGCGTGACGTCGCCCGAGACGGCGACGATGACGTTGTTGGGCCGGAAGAAGGTCCGGTGGAACGCGACGAGGTCGTCCCGCGTGATGGCGCTCACGCTCTCCTCGGTCGCGCGCCAGGCCATCGGATGGTCCCCGTAGACGATCCTGCGGAACTCCCGGAACGCGATCCCGCGGGGCTCGTCGTTCTCGCGCCGGATGTTCTCGATCATCACCGCGCGCCGAAGCTCGATCTTGTCCTCGGGGAACGACGGGCTCTTCAGAAGGTCGCCGAGGATGGTCATGACGAGGTCGAGGTCCTTCTTCAGGCAGTTCATCCGCACGGAGACGGCCTGGCCGCCGCCGGGCGACGCCGACGCGGCGCCCGCGCCGGTCGCGCCGCGCATCCCGCCGCGCCCGCCGGCGCCGAACTCGATCTGCGCGGCGACGAACTCAAGCTCCTCGTTGATCCTGTCGGCCGGCCACGCCTCCGTTCCTCCGTTCCTGATGGTCCAGGCTGCCAGGTCGGGAAGCCCGGTCTTCTCCCTGGGCGGGCGCGACACGCTGATCAGCATGGAGATCTCGACGACGGGGATCTCGTGGTCCTCGAGGAAGAACCCGGTCATCCCGTTCGAGAGCGAGAGCTCCTCGTACTCGGGCATCGTGACGGCGATCGTCGGGTACTTGAGGTCCCGCGGATGCCTGGGGGCCGCCTCGGGCGGCGCCGTCAGCACGGCCGACAGCAGCACTGCGGCCGCGATGGCGAGGGCGTTCTTCATGGACTGCTCCTTGGGTTCGAGTGGTGTCCCGGGCTGCCCCGGGCCGCTCTAGCTCCGTCCCTTCGCGGCCTTCATGCGCTCGAAGAGGGCCATGACGAGCTTCTCCCGGCCAGCCTCGTCGAGCGACTGGAACTGCACCATGAGCTCCCGCTGCTCGTCGGCCGGGAGCGTCCGCACCCAGGTCATGAGCTCCGCGAGGTCGAGCTTCTCCTCCCGCTCCCCTTCCGCGCCGGAGGCGTCCTCCATGAGCCACGCCACGGTCCGGTTCTCCTCAACAAGGTACTTCGCGGCGACGCGCGAGACGTCCTCGGGCGTGACGGCCTTCAGGCGCTCCAGGTCCGTGAGCACCGTGCGCCAGTCGCCGCGGACCGCCTCCGCGAAGCCGATGGCGAACGCGAGCCCGATGTTCGAGCCCAGGGCCCGCACGAGCTGCGCCTCGCGCTGGTTGCACACCCGCTCGAGTTCCCTCGCGGTCGGCGGCTCGCTCTTCAGCCGCTCGATCTCCGCGTGGATCGCCGCCTCAACGTCGGCAAGCGTGTGCGGCTCCTTCGGGTCCGCCGAGATGGAGAAGAGCGGATCGAGTCGCGACCCCGGACCCATCCACACGCTGGGCGCCTCTCGCGTCAGCCCCTGTGCTTCGTACACGCCCTTGTAGAAGCGGCTCGTCCGCCCGTCGGACAGGATCGCCGAGAGCATCTCGAGCGCGTAGCTGTCGGGGTGCGGGGCCGTGGGAACGTGGTAGCCTACGGCGAGCGTCGGCTTGGCGTCCCGCTTGAGCATGACGCGCCGCTCGCCGTTCTGCGGCGGATCGGTCGTGACGACCGGCGGCGACCCCGGCATCGGCTTCATGGAACCGAAGTACTTCTCCGCGAGCTTCTTCACCTCGCTGAAGCGCACGTCCCCGACGAGGAGCGCGACGGCGTTGTTCGGCCCGTAGTGCTGCCGGTAGTACGCCTCGAGGTCCCCGCGCGTGATGTACTGGAGGTCGGACATCCACCCGATCACGGGGTTCCGGTACGCGCTCGCCGTGAAGGCGGTCGACATGAACGCCTCGTACATCGCGCCCTGGGGCGAGTTCTCGCCCATGCGGCGCTCCTCCATCACGACGTCGCGCTCCGAGTAGAACTCCC encodes the following:
- a CDS encoding Rrf2 family transcriptional regulator, which codes for MKVSRKGEYALRAMVDLAFRYGNGPVTVEEIARRGGIPKGFLQQILLQLRQAGLVQSVRGPSGGYGLMRAPGEIALAEVLREIDGPLAPLSCVSAMAYRACGRERRCGLYSVMLDVRNAIAGILETVTLEDVCERTKGGLRKSGLEGAGVRSGKRPGRAVARRRVGRRVG
- a CDS encoding insulinase family protein encodes the protein MRRALAALACAAVALSFASIARAQTLEDKVQEFTLANGMKFLVVERHEAPVFFGAIAFRVGSVDERPGIYGISHLLEHMLFKGTTTIGTADYKKERKFLEREDALAEEAKRLALRIGRWRLERFDQAATGIVASFSDEDRAAVGTNKALELELLIEQMRKQGPPADLATLPGLVKDGDTDHFGLYLDLKTAQMRLYDAMAAHRDLIVKDEFSSIYTANGQRMLNAGTSNDATFYIVSLPSNRFELWMLMESDRLANPVFREFYSERDVVMEERRMGENSPQGAMYEAFMSTAFTASAYRNPVIGWMSDLQYITRGDLEAYYRQHYGPNNAVALLVGDVRFSEVKKLAEKYFGSMKPMPGSPPVVTTDPPQNGERRVMLKRDAKPTLAVGYHVPTAPHPDSYALEMLSAILSDGRTSRFYKGVYEAQGLTREAPSVWMGPGSRLDPLFSISADPKEPHTLADVEAAIHAEIERLKSEPPTARELERVCNQREAQLVRALGSNIGLAFAIGFAEAVRGDWRTVLTDLERLKAVTPEDVSRVAAKYLVEENRTVAWLMEDASGAEGEREEKLDLAELMTWVRTLPADEQRELMVQFQSLDEAGREKLVMALFERMKAAKGRS
- a CDS encoding insulinase family protein, which translates into the protein MKNALAIAAAVLLSAVLTAPPEAAPRHPRDLKYPTIAVTMPEYEELSLSNGMTGFFLEDHEIPVVEISMLISVSRPPREKTGLPDLAAWTIRNGGTEAWPADRINEELEFVAAQIEFGAGGRGGMRGATGAGAASASPGGGQAVSVRMNCLKKDLDLVMTILGDLLKSPSFPEDKIELRRAVMIENIRRENDEPRGIAFREFRRIVYGDHPMAWRATEESVSAITRDDLVAFHRTFFRPNNVIVAVSGDVTRGEIVSALERALAGWEPATVTIEPEPEIEPAFVPSVHYVRKDINQAVICMGHLGLNRRDASRPAVAIMNQILGGGSFSSRIMQRVRSDEGLAYHASSWYSDDPWTYGTFLATSQTKSDAAGRAARLMMDIIREYSENGPTAEELATAKDAYLNAQAFEYESKAQVVQRLARLRWEGMPLDTPKRDVETIAGLTIEDVRRVAAEYLHPDGMAVIFVGDESQFDTPLSVFGEVRTIELP